Proteins from a single region of Heterodontus francisci isolate sHetFra1 chromosome 29, sHetFra1.hap1, whole genome shotgun sequence:
- the nfkbil1 gene encoding NF-kappa-B inhibitor-like protein 1 — MVSRKQEKLLRYVEDGNVLKLKSYLRKHRRLSVTFAGRRGRTPLHVACVRRDDAVTRLLLKHGADPSIQDQKGNTPLHLAAREAVKKGGTVYEDLVVPLQKCCPAAMDVLNEDGITPRDVLRSMKKQQQHPGASSEEGNVAGKDHADREWYHKLFGECEDEFYQKCGRYEEDFFVPDPEPQTYNDWADRLAKEYASKRARAAGSGCRGKAPRVAEEEKRKEKERREFQEQLEAEHRRYLERAVRKEEELTHSRKSRYERGCADVFGRTSAEAVDGSRLTYRDIPWPAPKGTVEEMVAVILHGVDRSDRVSYRRYLRQQQAVWHPDRFAQRCGERLAETDRHRILDMVTALSQALNKLSESVR; from the exons ATGGTTTCCCGGAAGCAGGAGAAGTTGCTGCGTTATGTGGAGGATGGGAACGTGCTGAAGTTGAAGTCCTACCTCCGCAAGCATCGCAGGCTGTCTGTGACGTTCGCTGGACGGAGGGGCCGCACCCCACTGCACGTGGCCTGCGTGCGGAGAGACGACGCTGTCACGCGGCTGCTGCTGAAACATGGAGCTGACCCTTCAATCCAGGACCAGAAAGGAAATACCCCACTGCACCTGGCAGCCAGAGAGGCAGTGAAGAAAGGAGGGACAG TCTATGAGGATCTCGTCGTTCCTCTGCAGAAGTGTTGTCCAGCTGCTATGGACGTGCTCAATGAGGACGGAATCACTCCAAGAGACGTACTCAGGTCTATGAAGAAGCAGCAG CAGCATCCAGGAGCATCATCAGAGGAGGGGAATGTCGCAGGGAAGGATCATGCTGACAGGGAGTGGTACCACAAGCTCTTTGGAGAATGCGAGGATGAATTCTACCAGAAGTGTGGGCGATATGAAG AGGACTTCTTCGTGCCTGATCCTGAGCCACAGACGTACAACGACTGGGCCGACCGCCTGGCGAAGGAGTATGCCAGCAAGCGGGCCCGAGCGGCAGGCAGCGGCTGTCGGGGGAAAGCCCCAAGGGTGGCGGAAGAGGAGAAGCGCAAGGAAAAGGAGCGGCGGGAGTTCCAGGAGCAGCTGGAGGCGGAGCATCGGCGTTACCTGGAGCGGGCCGTGCGGAAGGAGGAGGAGTTGACCCACAGCCGCAAGAGCCGCTACGAGCGTGGCTGCGCTGACGTCTTTGGCCGGACTTCTGCAGAGGCTGTTGACGGCAGTCGGCTGACATACAGGGACATCCCCTGGCCTGCCCCCAAGGGCACGGTGGAGGAAATGGTAGCGGTGATTCTCCACGGGGTGGACCGGAGCGATCGGGTGTCCTACCGCCGGTACCTGCGGCAGCAGCAAGCGGTCTGGCACCCCGATCGCTTCGCCCAGCGCTGTGGAGAGCGCCTGGCAGAGACAGACCGCCACAGAATCCTGGACATGGTGACGGCCCTCTCGCAGGCTTTGAACAAGTTGTCCGAAAGT